AAAACCAAACTCGGCAAACTCCGTCCCGCCTTAGTGCTGCAATCGGATCTCGTCAACGATGCGGGGTATTCATAGACAATCGTCATCCCAACGACGACCCGTCTTGTGGAAAGCCCGGGGATTCTTCGGCTTCGCCTCAAGAAGGGCCAAGGCGGCGTTTCTCGCGATAGCGATCTTCTTCTCGGGCAAGTAATCGCCGTAGCCAACGAGTCCTTCCGCCAAGAGATTGGCTTATTGCCGAATCCTATGATGGATGAAGTGGAAAATCGCATTCGCATTCTCTTGAGTTTGTGACGACGGCGCACCGTTGGATTGCCGTTCCACCAATCGCACTTCCTTCATCGATACACCTTAGTCGCCCGCACCAGCACATTCGGTGGAATCGTCAGGCCGATCT
The genomic region above belongs to Deltaproteobacteria bacterium and contains:
- a CDS encoding type II toxin-antitoxin system PemK/MazF family toxin; protein product: MPIKRGHIYIVDFNPGIKTKLGKLRPALVLQSDLVNDAGYS